The window GAGCTCAgaatacatttttctctctgaaataatgTTCAGTAGAGTTTTATGGGCTAACATTCATAAACAAAACCACCTTATAGGTGTTTTTATGCAAAATGTTTAAAGTTCCGATGAGGGACAGCAGGAAGATATCCccaatataaaataataacattggaTAACACGAAGAGTAAAGAGAGAGCTGAAGGACAGAGAAATCACCCAATAGGGAGGCACTGGGGATGGTTACCACCATTTCTCTCGGTACCAGCACCATGGAAATTCCCATTTTAAGTAGCACTTTGTTAGCATGAcaattttagttatatttttgtaatgtcttatgtattattgattttttctaaGATTACAGAGCATTTGCTATATACCTGAGTATGCTTTCTTATTTACTTggctaatttttttctgtagataTGTATTTCCAATTGTATAAGGCAAGTTAATGGAAAATAAGACTTAAATGATATTAGAGGAATGTATTCCTACTAGGGAATATCTGTACAAGAAAAGAATACTTCAGGGCATGTATAGATCACATAACATTattattgtttgaaaaataaGCAAGCTGGTAAATTCCATACTGAAAATACATCAGCTCCATATTTATAGTGACGCTTCCTCAGATTTTAAGCAACATGTATGAGATAAATGTTTCTGTCCTTTCATTGCTCTATATAGAAAAGGAGTGCCCACAAAAAGaattccttttaaattctttaattaaGTGTAAATTTTATATCCAACCCAAGtacatctctttttctttcattcactcaggAACGTTTAAGTGTCACCGTGGCGCGACTCCCAGGGTTAGGTGCGAGGAATCTGGGGTAGAGTGTACAAGGGTGAGCGTGGTCGGGAAATGACTAAGACGTGCCTCTGAGGAGCGCATGGTACAGTTGGAGAGGAGCCTGCATCTAAAGTCCAGGATTACAATAGAGTGTGATAAGCACAATGATGGAGGTGTGGAAAGGGCCGTGGGAGCAGCAAAGACCTTGCCAAAGGGGCCAGAGGGCATACAGCAAAAGGACATTTGACCTAGATTTTCAGAAGTCAGAATTTAGCCACATATAGACTCTAAATTCTTTCTGAAGAGGAGTGTTGGCTAAAGCTCTTTCCCACAGTTACTCTGATCAGATGATCCACCTAAACTTCTTGCATGGCTTCTCAGGTATGTTGCTGCACTGTGACTGCATGCATTACAGGGACATTCCATATGGCAACCAAAGAAAGGCAGGCAGTGAGGTCAGAGCAGCCCGCTCAGGGACGTGGCTGGTATATGGCAGGCCCCGTTCCAGCACACTATCCTCGGCTCCTCCTATAACATGGGAGAGTCTTTCTTTTTAGGATTCAGTGGCTCAACAGGTTTGGGAGGATTTGGGAAGGGGATGCTTCCTTGAGTTCTGTTGCTAGGAGAAGACAGGAAATTTAGCAAGTCACACGGCAAAGGTAAAACCACCGTGGGAGGTTTCTCCGTGGACAAGGACTGAAGGGTGTGGAGGTATCGAAGCTGAACAGCAGCCGGAGAGCCTGAGAGAATCTCAGCTGCCATCCTCAGGGACTCCGAGGCAGCCTTCTCCCCTTCCGCAGCGATCATCTAGAGAAAAGATGTCCGGAAAAgcaaagtgatttttcttctttgctccatGAAGGTTTTAATCACTATTCAGTGTGACACAACCAACAAGCACGGAGTATCTACTGTGCACAGGCGCTATTAAGCACCGGAGAACAGACTGTATTTCTCAAGATCTTGGTCTAGGGAGACAGATTATACTATTAATTGTAACTTAGGGCCAAATTTGTTAAGGGCCACGGCAGGCATAGATGCAGTGTTAAGGGGAGTTATTAATTCTGTCTAGTGGGTCTTGAAAGATTAGTAGGATTTTGCCATATAGAGAAAAGGTTGGTCAGCATTCCAGGTGAAGACATGGAATCCTGAAAGGATGACTGCCAACTCAGGTAagcatttcagaagaaaaagcacCAAGCTCACCACCCAAATGCCAGCTGAAAGTGGGCAAAGAGGACTAGATTCAGAGATCTAGAAGCAACTCTGCCCAGAGGACCACTGTCCTCCTCCCCAGTGCTCCAAAGTTATTGACTTTCTTATGTGTGGGAGTTTTGTCTTCACCtactttctgttctttaaaagaaatttgccTCTTTTTggtcctcattttcttcttcccaacaCCCCATCCCACCCACACCTCAATCCTTAGGAGCTGCTGGCAGCCACATCTTTGCTTCTCACTGGCATGCCTGAGTAGAGGCTATGAGTAGCACAGACTTCTGTCGGCTCTGGTGTTGAGGGAATGGGCCCTGCTCATGGTTGTCCCTCCAGAGCTTGTGCAAGGTTAGGGATACAGGTCTGGGTGTCATTTACCTAAAGGTGACAGGTGACTGATATCCAGGGAAAGATGCCTGCACGATAGAAGAGGGATGAAGTGTGAGGAGATGCCTTTAAGGAGAGACAGTGAAGGTAAGACTCAAGAAGGAGGAGGTAAGACTCAAGAAGGAGGAGAGCCTCAGAGAGGGGGTGTAACAGGTAAAGAGATGTTGCATTAGACAGGCGGCTATTAACACACTTTAAGAGAGCAATAGAGTTGGCAGGAGAGACAGAAGCCCCATTTCCTCCCAGTGCCTGGATGAATGAGAGGTGGGAAGGCAGAGGGGAAATGCTCTCTATGAGCGGGCCTTTTGGATCCTCCAGCGCTCCTCAAAGAGCAGCCTCAGTGGAAGGACAGCCTGCTCAGTGCTGGCTCACCCGCACTTTGGCCTGTCTCTGTGCTTCGGCTTCCACAGCCAGTGAGTGCTGAAGGCCGGCTGGCAGCCTCACATCCttgctgaaaaagaaagaacatgtgGGTAGGTAGATACGCAGCACTGCTTTTAGCAGCCAGGGCTTTCACGCAGACCTGCCACCTTCCCTACTGTTGTCTCCTGATGCGTAGCAAGTCCTGATTCAGCAGAACGTGCCGTCCCTGGACCTCTGGGCGGACGGTGGGCAGAGGGGAGTGTCTCAAGGGTCAGGGCTTCAAAGGCAGACTTTTACTATCGCTGATGCTACAGTAGAACTGTGGTTTTCTCTTTACAAGTAAAACAAATTTTGTGGAtgtattatgattatttttttcccacttaaagtTTCTAAATCCCAATTATTAAATTTGAATACTGAAAAACAGCCTTGAAGAACCATACTATTAATAATAAGGGAagaaatttaattcataaaagAGAATTGATTTTCAAAAGGATATAACTAACCAAATAAGAACAATACTTAGTATATGGCGTAAAAGAtacaaaattgtatttttatccttttatctaTGAAAAATACACAGACAAAAACCAATTGACAGTTCTTCACAAAGTtgaacagagttaccatatgatccagtaattccactcctaggtatatactccagagaactgaaaacatgttcacacgcAGACCTGCACACGCGTGttcgctgcagcattattcataatagccccaaagtggaaacaacccaaatgtctgtcaactgatgagcagataaacaaaaagtggtataGCCACACAATAGAAGGTTATTcgatcataaaaaggaatgaagtactgattcgtGCTACACCAtacatgaaccttgaaaacattatgttaagtgaaagaagccagacatcaaaggccacatattgtatgattacatttatatgaaatgtccagaagaacAAATccggagagagagaaagcagttaGTGGGTGTCAGcggctgggggtgagggggcaaTTAGGAGCTCCTGCTTAATGGGTGCAggctttctttttggggtgatgaaaatgttctggaattagatggtagtgatggttgctccactctgtggatatactaaaaccactgagttgtactttattattatttttttaattttaattttaattttaatttacttatttattttggtgaggaagattggccctgagctaacctctgttgccaatcttcctctttttgcttgaggaagatgttactgagctaatacctgtgccaatcttcctctattttatgtggatgctgctacagcatggtttgacgagtgttgtgtaggtccatgcccaggatctgaaccctcgaaccccaggccaccaaagtggagtgcgcaaacttaaccactaagccactggctGGCCCTTGAGTTGTACATTAAGATAGttaaaatggtgagttttatgttatgtgaattttatcgtaaaaaaatatattttaaaatctatagagacaaaatgtgaaagtaatttgcccaaatgTTACAATGGTTATGTATGGCTATGAGGtaataaatgattttttcctcttttttccaaatttatgCTAATACGGCTATGGTGCTCATTCcatgaaaatgattttcaaataaaaaatgttaaatgaaaccaaaatattttcctttatcatATTGTTCTACCTGGTTAATTTCCTACCCACATTTCTGTTCTCTCCACTTTGATTCCCCAAATACAAGTCACTGAATCCAGGGCAACCTGTGGAGGGAAGGGTTAAGATGTCAGTGAGAACGTCCAGGTGGGAGTAGAGCCCCCTGTGCACCGATGGCCACCGTTCTGTACCGAGAAAGCACATTTCTCCTGAAACAACATTGTTCCCCTCTTTTGTTTCAACATCACGGTGCTTTGCAAAAAGTTGTTTAATTTGCACAGTgccacttgataaatatttgtggaattaaagatgatgtggtaggctgaataatgactTCCAAAGacatccatgtcctaatcccaaggacctgtgaatgttaccCAAAAGGGCCTTTGTGGATGTGATTAAAGTAAAGGATTTGAAAgtgggagattatcctagatctTCCCAGAGAGCCCTGAATGCAATCACAAGAGTGCTtgtaagagggaagcagagggagatctgaggacagaagagaaggcgacgtgatgatggaggcagagactggggggACGTGCTgtgcagatggaggaaggggccacaagctgAAGAATGCAGGCTgtttctagaagctgaaaaaggccaggaaacagattctcctctcaGAACCTCCAgaggaaaccagccctgctgacgccttgactttggcccagtgaaactgatcttggacttctggccttcaAAACTGTAAGAGATTAAATGGGTGCTGTTttagccaccaagtttgtggtaatttgttacagaagcaatagaaaataatGCAGATGGTGTGTTTgttaaatctgttttaaaacGCTCTCATTAGGGAACCAGAGTCTCTCCTGTCTCTCCCAGACGGCTTTCATCTACGGGTgattcctctcccttcctgttgGTGGCATCTGTTTCCCCCCCTTCTCGGTCCCAGGACGGGGAAGAAAATGAACTGTGGGTTCTGGAAAGGAGAGGCAAGGCTTGGAGCTCGGCATGTGGGATCACactctttcctttttaacttaTTTCTGATGATTTCTTTGTGGCCAGATAAATAGCTAGCTTAGTGCATTGAGAACCCTAGAACACTAATTTGGGGGTTGGTGAGAGGAAGGAATGTTGAAAAAGATgccacagaggaggtggcatcttaaagaacaaatacaattttgcctgtggggaaaagggaagtaTTCCAAGGAGAGGAAACAGCCTAAGGGGAGGCATTTGGAAGCATCACAGTGCTGGACGCTGGAGTAAGGTAAGTAGGCTGGAGTATCAGATAGGGTGGGAGAAGGATAGCGAGAGGTGAGGCTACCAAAGTTGggtcatttattcactcatccaaAAAACATTATCTGGCTGCTGTTCAACAAGCCCTTTGCCAGGTGCTAAggacagagatgaataaaatatgaccCCTGCCAATGTGGAGTTCATAATCGGGGAAGacaaatgtataaatacataaattataatCCAATGTAACAAAGGCAAGCTTGAATGTCAAGAGTCTGGACCCTGTCCTTTATCCTTTAGAAGGGAAGGATGACCAGGAGGAGAGGCTGAAGGGAAAAGAGGGGGAGCACACTTGagtggtttgttttttggttttttttttttttttgaggaagtttagccctgagctaactactgccagttctcctctttttgctgaggaagactggccctgagctaacatccatgcccatcttcctctactttatacatgggacacctaccacagcatggcttttgccaagcagtgccatatctgcacccaggatccaaaccggcgaaccccaggccactgagaagtggaacgtgagcacttaaccgctgcgccactaggccagccccacttGAGTGGTTTTAAATTCCAGAGCAACAACTCCTGAGTgtgcttatttttcctttccagcttctcttATTTCCTAAGTTCTTCCCTTTTCCATCAGGATACTAATCGCGGTTTTATCCGTACCAAGTTGGACAAGTCACAAACATTTGGAAACCTCATTTTCTCAGTTTAATGACTGCCCAGGCTTCATCAAGCACAATCGTTATCAATGTCTTTGATTCTTAGATCCTTCTATTGGAGGTTCTCCTTTCAGCTAGACGTGATTTGTAACCTCCTAACTCAATTCCGGGCCTGGGTGCCCCATGGCCTCAATGACAGGCTCCATCATGGTCACTGCTACTTGACTGGCCAGCTGCCTGGaatcctgttttgttttcaccTCTCTTCTGAATATCTTTGCCAGCTTGTCTCGGGGAGAATCAAAGATGCCTGCCCTGGCGTGGGCGAGGTTGCTGAGCTTGCTGCCTGCGGGCTAGCGGAGGCTGCTCATGAGGCAGTTCTtgctcttctctgcctcctctcatTGAAATCAATTAAATCTACATGATTGATTGGGTAATTAATCATGTAAAGGTCAATGACATCTTACCTCTTGTTCTCTGAAAGTCTTATTtgaatttatcattatttaactTTGCTTGTttcccccactagactgtaagctgcCGGGAACCATTCCTCATCATCTTCGTGGACCACCATCCCCTCCTGCacagcccccccacccctgccagctcccactcccaccacttTGTGCCATGTGGGCCCTTTACAATTAGTCTAAAGCCACTGGGTAGGGTTGAGAGCAAAAACTGTGTCAATGACTGAGTAATCAGCACCAGATTGGTGACTATGATAGGCTCAGGGTCCATTTGGCAACCTCTTACTTAGTTATCAGCTCCTTAAGGGATGACCTCTTCAGCAgtgggtgcctggcacatggaagatTCAACAATggccaatgaagaaatgaaaaagagatagAGCCATATTTCGACCTATTTGATGTTAAGTTTATCGAAGTACCTTTACATCTTGGGCAAtgcttttcctctccagaagAATTTCGGTGAGGGATCGATGTGCCAGGAGACGCTTCATGGTGGTTTGCACAAGGAATTGGACAGCTTTGGACACATGAGCGAGACTGCTCAGGAGAAGAGACGCATTTTCCATTCGGTAGTAGCAGATGGCATCTATCTCCATTATGAACATGTCTTTGGTCACAATCTgggcagaaaaaaatgtatgcatGACAGGCCTGATTTTGGGGCTCCTTTCCCATGTGGGCGGAGAGGAGCTAAACGTGTTCAAAGGGCATTTTCTCAGAGTAAGATTatagcaagaaggaaaaaaagagtagcTGGCTCACCCTTTATTCAAAATAGATGTGGTTTTGAAGATTATGGAGTTTTTATTAAATACACTAAAGAACTCGCAGTTTAATCCTGTTGTAAATCCTTCTGtaaaaaaatcaggaagaatTTCCTGATATGAAGACATTCAGTTAATTGTATATCCGGTCTTTTTAAACTGATGCCAAAAACTGTGCCAAGAGAGAAGACCATTCTGGGAAACAAGCACTTTCCTGTTTGGCTTGCTGGGCGTACGCTAGAGGGCAGACTGGTGACACACACCCAAAGCCCTAAAGATGCACGTGCTCAGCATTTCCATTTTAAGCACTTAGCACAAGGACATATTTTAAGCATTTAGTTGCAAGGCTGTTATTGATAGTGTTGCAATAATAAATTGGAAATAACTTAATATCAACCATAGGGAATTATAACTTGTGGTACgtccatacaatgaaatgctatgTGTCCACTTAAAATAAAAGGGGAGGAACGTAGctaatatatgaaaagatgatcacaATAGATTGTTGAGTGTAAAAAGGCATGTTACAAAATACTGTGTATGGTATGCTATATATACCCGTCTGTAAATAGAACCACACATATAGAAAAATCTGAGAGGATATACtccaaaatatcaacatttatcTATAGCTAATAGGATTAGgggcaaattttatttcttccttttttacattttattatctaaaacaagacttttaaaaaatatataatttcatttacatttctacttagtaaaagaaagaatgagaaagaacttCAAACTGAAAGTAGGAGATAATATAGGACAGGCTTATAAATCTGAATTACTaacagaaaaatctagatgctaccctacttttcctttaatttttaattgtgataatcaaatttatcatcttaatcatttttgatgtccaattcagtagtgttaagtacattcaaaTTGTGGTGCAACTGGTCTCCAGCACTATTTTCATCTTGCAACACTGAAactcattaaacaacaactcctcattcccctctccaactaccattctactttctgtctctctgagtctgactactctaggt of the Equus quagga isolate Etosha38 chromosome 13, UCLA_HA_Equagga_1.0, whole genome shotgun sequence genome contains:
- the NPHS2 gene encoding podocin isoform X1 codes for the protein MEKRARSSSREAHGRGGGSPYKENKRAKAERGSGGRGRRDAGRERPGSGRAASPEEPRAPAATVVDVDEVRGSGEEGTEVVALLESERPEEGTKSSSLGACEWLLVLTSLLFIIVTFPFSIWFCIKVVQEYERVIIFRLGHLLPGRAKGPGLFFFLPCLDTYHKVDLRLQTLEIPFHEIVTKDMFIMEIDAICYYRMENASLLLSSLAHVSKAVQFLVQTTMKRLLAHRSLTEILLERKSIAQDVKVALDSVTCIWGIKVERTEIKDVRLPAGLQHSLAVEAEAQRQAKVRMIAAEGEKAASESLRMAAEILSGSPAAVQLRYLHTLQSLSTEKPPTVVLPLPCDLLNFLSSPSNRTQGSIPFPNPPKPVEPLNPKKKDSPML
- the NPHS2 gene encoding podocin isoform X3: MPGASGQALGGQRAQRSPERQQPPWWMSMKSGAPARRAPRWWRCWRASGQRKVPGGRSGTKSSSLGACEWLLVLTSLLFIIVTFPFSIWFCIKVVQEYERVIIFRLGHLLPGRAKGPGLFFFLPCLDTYHKVDLRLQTLEIPFHEIVTKDMFIMEIDAICYYRMENASLLLSSLAHVSKAVQFLVQTTMKRLLAHRSLTEILLERKSIAQDVKVALDSVTCIWGIKVERTEIKDVRLPAGLQHSLAVEAEAQRQAKVRMIAAEGEKAASESLRMAAEILSGSPAAVQLRYLHTLQSLSTEKPPTVVLPLPCDLLNFLSSPSNRTQGSIPFPNPPKPVEPLNPKKKDSPML
- the NPHS2 gene encoding podocin isoform X2, which encodes MPGASGQALGGQRAQRSPERQQPPWWMSMKSGAPARRAPRWWRCWRASGQRKVPGGRSGTREGTKSSSLGACEWLLVLTSLLFIIVTFPFSIWFCIKVVQEYERVIIFRLGHLLPGRAKGPGLFFFLPCLDTYHKVDLRLQTLEIPFHEIVTKDMFIMEIDAICYYRMENASLLLSSLAHVSKAVQFLVQTTMKRLLAHRSLTEILLERKSIAQDVKVALDSVTCIWGIKVERTEIKDVRLPAGLQHSLAVEAEAQRQAKVRMIAAEGEKAASESLRMAAEILSGSPAAVQLRYLHTLQSLSTEKPPTVVLPLPCDLLNFLSSPSNRTQGSIPFPNPPKPVEPLNPKKKDSPML